The following proteins come from a genomic window of Mariniflexile sp. TRM1-10:
- a CDS encoding 4-hydroxyproline epimerase, producing MARKTFFCVDAHTCGNPVRVIAGGGPNLIGNTMSEKRQHFLKEFDWIRKGLMFEPRGHDMMSGSILYPPHHPENDFAILFIETSGCLPMCGHGTIGTITIAIEEGLISPKIPGKIKMEAPAGLVEIEYQQTGKKVDWVKLVNVKSYLAAEKLSVECPELGEIYFDVSYGGNYYAIVDPQKNFSGIQDFTAGKIVQYSQIVRTRINEKYPDMFIHPENDTIRDVSHMLWTGDSIDPTSSGRNAVFYGEKAIDRSPCGTGTSARMAQLHAQGKLKLGEPFIHESFIGSKFIGKVEAETTLDGKNAIIPSIQGWAQVTGYNTIIIDDDDPYAYGFQVV from the coding sequence ATGGCAAGAAAAACTTTTTTTTGTGTAGATGCTCACACGTGCGGAAATCCCGTGCGTGTTATTGCTGGTGGTGGTCCCAACCTTATTGGAAATACCATGAGTGAAAAACGCCAACATTTCCTTAAAGAATTCGATTGGATTCGTAAAGGATTGATGTTCGAACCGCGTGGGCATGACATGATGAGTGGCAGTATTTTATATCCACCACATCATCCTGAAAATGATTTTGCAATTCTATTCATAGAAACATCGGGGTGTTTGCCTATGTGTGGGCATGGAACCATAGGGACTATTACAATTGCTATTGAAGAAGGTCTAATTTCACCAAAAATACCTGGTAAAATAAAAATGGAAGCCCCTGCAGGATTGGTAGAAATTGAATACCAACAAACAGGTAAAAAAGTAGATTGGGTTAAATTAGTAAACGTAAAATCCTATTTAGCTGCCGAAAAATTATCAGTTGAGTGCCCAGAACTTGGAGAAATATATTTTGATGTCTCTTATGGAGGCAATTACTATGCTATTGTAGATCCACAAAAAAACTTCAGTGGCATACAGGATTTTACAGCAGGCAAAATTGTACAATATTCGCAAATAGTAAGAACACGTATAAACGAAAAATACCCTGATATGTTTATTCATCCAGAAAATGATACCATTCGGGATGTAAGCCATATGCTATGGACAGGAGATTCTATAGACCCAACGTCGTCTGGAAGAAATGCCGTGTTTTATGGTGAAAAAGCTATAGACCGTTCACCTTGCGGAACAGGAACTTCTGCAAGAATGGCACAATTACATGCCCAAGGGAAACTAAAACTGGGTGAACCTTTTATTCATGAAAGTTTTATAGGCAGTAAATTCATTGGTAAAGTTGAAGCAGAAACAACTTTAGATGGTAAAAATGCCATAATTCCAAGTATTCAAGGTTGGGCTCAAGTGACTGGTTACAATACTATTATTATTGACGACGACGATCCTTATGCATACGGGTTTCAAGTTGTTTAA